CGCAGATCGACTGGAAGCGGTTTAGATCTTTAGAGCCGCATATGTATAAAAACAAAACTAGCCGCGGAGGACGTCCCAATATCGATCTTGTAATTATGGTGAAGCTGCTCGTACTTCAGCATTGGTATGGGTTTTCAGATCCCGAACTAGAGCGACAAGTGGCAGACAGATTCTCTTTCCGGATCTTTCTTGGCACTACGGAAGTGGTTCCGGATTTCAGCACAGTCTGGCTATTTCGCGAGCGTCTGATCAAGAGCGGCAAATATGGAGATCTGTGGAAGGAGCTTCAGAGGCAGATGGATGAAAAGGGTTTCAAAGTAATCCAGGGCACAATTCAGGATGCAACCTTCATTACAGCCGATCCAGGTCGAAAAAGGAAAAAGGACGATGATGGTAGCGAAGACAAAAAAGGAGATCAAGCTTCAGGAGAGACCGAAGCAGTCCCGGTTCAAGAGTTTGATAAAGGTCTTCTAGATATTTCAAATAGCATCATCGAAGATAAGGCAAAACCGAAGAGATCCCGTGAAGGGCCAA
Above is a genomic segment from Methanomassiliicoccales archaeon containing:
- a CDS encoding IS5 family transposase produces the protein MRTLIDHAIRVEYERVKELGDPLSEIGSQIDWKRFRSLEPHMYKNKTSRGGRPNIDLVIMVKLLVLQHWYGFSDPELERQVADRFSFRIFLGTTEVVPDFSTVWLFRERLIKSGKYGDLWKELQRQMDEKGFKVIQGTIQDATFITADPGRKRKKDDDGSEDKKGDQASGETEAVPVQEFDKGLLDISNSIIEDKAKPKRSREGPTNEGTWAKKGSKTFFGYKGHASIDTEYHLIRNVETTTASVHDSQVDLGIEGVPRYADKGYDGAKTRGYDAAMKKATRGHKLGIRDHLRNSRISKKRSHIERCFAVMKRGHNAGHVLVTTVARAGIKFMMNAFVYNITQLKYLANKNLT